In the genome of Candidatus Binataceae bacterium, one region contains:
- a CDS encoding ABC transporter substrate-binding protein, protein GAGAPAPPVFPPGAQVLHLAVQDDVPTLDPAAGYDTASWSFEQMIFDTLVRYSDAGVDLVPDIATAWSSSPDARLFTFHLRRDARFTNGRAVTAADFKYEIERVLNPATRSKGMEYFREITGAAEFQAGRAHEVSGIETPDPWTIVFHLDGPDPIFVQKLAMPFAAAVPREEVERWGEDFSSHALGSGPFKLARWIGGQRIVVVKNPGYFVKGLPRLDAVVEEIGVSDDLQWLKFEAGAIDVSRIPSAEFLYVMKTPGLRALTIHIVDIATEYLGMNCRMKPFDDVRVRRAFNYAVDKHKIIALLNGRGVVANGVLPPGLPGFDPDLKGYPYDPARARLLLEQAGVSKGFSPTLWMRADRTEMMIGQSIQQDLALVGVHVELKPVAWAPLLEAIRQPDTVALVDLGWEADFSDPQNFLEVLFSRQQWGGNNDTFYYNPEVDKLLAEAAPLNDRARRYALYNRAEQIVVADAPWVFLYNPVAYMIRQPWVNGYVLNPMRPTRLEQVWLSPHAGRAH, encoded by the coding sequence GGGGCGGGCGCGCCCGCCCCGCCGGTCTTTCCGCCCGGCGCCCAGGTGCTCCATCTCGCGGTCCAGGACGACGTCCCCACGCTCGACCCGGCCGCCGGTTACGACACCGCCTCGTGGAGCTTCGAGCAGATGATCTTCGACACGCTGGTACGCTACAGCGACGCCGGCGTGGACCTTGTGCCCGATATCGCGACCGCCTGGAGCTCGTCGCCGGACGCGCGGCTCTTCACGTTTCATCTGCGGCGCGACGCGCGCTTCACCAACGGGCGCGCGGTCACCGCGGCCGATTTCAAGTACGAAATCGAGCGCGTGCTCAATCCGGCGACGCGCTCGAAGGGGATGGAGTATTTTCGCGAAATAACCGGGGCCGCGGAATTTCAGGCAGGGCGCGCGCACGAGGTCAGCGGTATCGAGACGCCCGACCCGTGGACGATCGTGTTTCATCTCGACGGTCCCGATCCCATCTTCGTGCAGAAGCTCGCGATGCCGTTTGCAGCGGCGGTGCCGCGCGAGGAGGTCGAGCGCTGGGGCGAGGATTTCTCCAGCCACGCGTTGGGCAGTGGGCCGTTCAAGCTCGCGCGATGGATCGGCGGCCAGCGCATCGTGGTGGTCAAAAATCCCGGCTACTTCGTCAAGGGTCTTCCGCGGCTCGACGCGGTGGTCGAGGAAATCGGCGTAAGCGATGACTTGCAGTGGCTCAAGTTCGAGGCCGGAGCGATCGACGTCTCGAGAATTCCGTCGGCGGAGTTTCTCTACGTGATGAAGACGCCGGGGCTGCGCGCGCTGACGATCCATATCGTGGATATCGCGACCGAGTACCTCGGGATGAATTGCCGGATGAAGCCGTTCGACGACGTTCGCGTGCGGCGCGCGTTCAACTACGCGGTGGACAAGCACAAGATAATCGCGCTGCTCAACGGACGCGGCGTCGTCGCCAACGGCGTGCTGCCTCCGGGGCTCCCGGGCTTCGATCCGGACCTCAAGGGCTATCCTTACGATCCCGCAAGGGCGCGCCTGCTGCTCGAGCAGGCGGGCGTGAGCAAGGGCTTTTCGCCGACGCTCTGGATGCGCGCCGACCGCACCGAAATGATGATCGGCCAATCGATACAGCAGGACCTGGCACTGGTCGGCGTTCACGTCGAGCTCAAGCCGGTCGCGTGGGCGCCGCTGCTCGAGGCGATTCGTCAGCCCGACACCGTTGCGCTGGTCGATCTCGGATGGGAGGCCGATTTTTCCGACCCGCAGAACTTTCTCGAGGTGTTGTTCTCGCGCCAGCAATGGGGCGGCAACAACGACACTTTTTACTACAATCCCGAGGTTGACAAACTGCTGGCTGAGGCCGCGCCGCTCAACGACCGCGCGCGGCGCTACGCGCTTTACAACCGGGCCGAGCAAATCGTGGTGGCCGACGCGCCCTGGGTTTTTCTCTACAATCCGGTCGCCTACATGATTCGCCAGCCGTGGGTGAACGGATATGTGCTCAACCCGATGCGCCCCACGCGGCTCGAGCAGGTCTGGCTATCGCCGCACGCCGGCCGTGCGCATTAA
- a CDS encoding glucose 1-dehydrogenase: MNLTDKVAIVTGAGSGIGRAVALRLGAAGAKVIAADYNEEAAAKTCAELKNANVQAISRRTDVSQTGEVQQLVAFAVRTFGRLDCAVNNAGIQGELASTAECSEENWDRIVDTNLKGVFLCMKYELREMLRHSSGAIVNIASNFGLVGSPQMPAYSASKHGVVGLTKTAAIEVAARGIRVNAVCPGPTMTPLAEAVIKDTPGIIDAINSRLPIGRMASPEEIAQAVAWLCSDEAVFVVGGIFPVDGGYVAQ; the protein is encoded by the coding sequence ATGAACCTCACTGACAAGGTGGCCATCGTGACCGGCGCGGGCTCCGGAATCGGCCGCGCCGTCGCGCTGAGACTCGGCGCCGCGGGCGCAAAGGTGATCGCGGCGGATTACAACGAGGAGGCCGCGGCCAAAACCTGCGCCGAGCTGAAAAATGCGAACGTCCAGGCGATCTCGCGGCGGACCGACGTTTCCCAAACCGGCGAGGTGCAGCAGCTCGTCGCCTTTGCCGTCCGCACCTTCGGCAGGCTCGATTGCGCGGTCAACAATGCGGGAATCCAGGGCGAGCTCGCTTCGACCGCCGAGTGCAGCGAGGAAAACTGGGATCGTATCGTCGACACCAACCTCAAGGGCGTTTTTCTCTGCATGAAGTACGAGTTGCGCGAGATGCTCCGGCACAGTAGCGGCGCGATCGTTAACATCGCGTCGAACTTCGGTCTCGTCGGGTCGCCGCAGATGCCTGCGTACTCGGCCAGCAAGCACGGAGTCGTGGGTCTTACCAAAACCGCGGCGATCGAAGTTGCGGCGCGCGGAATCCGCGTCAATGCGGTCTGCCCCGGACCGACGATGACGCCGCTGGCCGAGGCGGTGATCAAAGACACGCCGGGAATCATCGACGCGATCAACAGCCGACTGCCGATCGGCCGGATGGCGAGCCCCGAAGAGATCGCGCAGGCGGTCGCATGGCTATGCTCGGACGAGGCGGTCTTCGTGGTCGGCGGAATCTTTCCGGTAGACGGCGGCTACGTCGCGCAGTAG
- a CDS encoding aromatic ring-hydroxylating dioxygenase subunit alpha, which translates to MKTVMANRRWIKQHPDLGTGPVPTDTCTSPELFELERERIFRRSWLNMGREDDLPEPGSYVVRDLAVANTSVLLVRGKDRKIRAFHNVCTHRGNRLVDKEKGLCKGRFVCRFHSWAFDTSGQLTWVSDEANFYDIDKGALGLKPIAADVWEGFIFINLSPDPSETLAEYLAGMVQQIRGYPFKEARLLCRYRVEEKANWKVILDAQNEVYHLPFLHITYPDFCPMNEQKFSRIQNFTRFGRHTVYSVELNTDHQMKPVEAIAVGASPRGGQVHPSMIGWFDFYTVFPNFCMLFLAGTYVTYNIWPVAVDRSVWEVNMYQPATDKPSERFAQEYNRCLLRDLLQEDASNHEAIQASLNSGALTHFQFQDEEIQIRHFHKEVGRHLFGEENGAAAAPNGRATADLRLK; encoded by the coding sequence ATGAAAACAGTGATGGCCAACCGGCGCTGGATCAAACAGCATCCCGACCTCGGCACAGGCCCGGTTCCCACCGACACCTGCACGTCGCCGGAACTGTTCGAGCTCGAGCGCGAGCGTATCTTTCGCAGGTCATGGCTGAACATGGGACGGGAGGACGACCTTCCGGAGCCGGGCAGCTACGTGGTGCGCGACCTTGCGGTCGCGAATACCTCGGTGCTGCTGGTGCGCGGCAAGGACCGGAAAATCCGCGCCTTCCACAACGTCTGCACGCATCGCGGCAACCGACTCGTCGACAAGGAAAAAGGGCTCTGTAAGGGCCGCTTTGTCTGCCGCTTTCATAGCTGGGCCTTCGACACCTCCGGGCAACTCACCTGGGTCTCCGACGAGGCCAACTTCTATGACATCGACAAAGGCGCGCTCGGTCTCAAACCAATCGCAGCGGATGTGTGGGAGGGCTTCATCTTTATCAACCTGAGCCCCGACCCATCGGAGACGCTCGCCGAGTACCTGGCGGGGATGGTGCAGCAGATCCGCGGATATCCCTTCAAAGAGGCACGGCTGCTCTGCCGTTACCGGGTCGAGGAGAAGGCGAACTGGAAAGTCATCCTCGACGCGCAGAACGAGGTTTATCATCTCCCGTTCCTGCATATCACTTATCCCGACTTCTGTCCGATGAATGAGCAGAAATTCAGCCGGATCCAGAATTTCACCCGCTTCGGGCGCCATACCGTTTACTCGGTCGAATTGAATACCGATCACCAGATGAAGCCGGTCGAGGCGATAGCCGTAGGCGCGAGTCCGCGCGGCGGACAAGTTCATCCTTCGATGATCGGATGGTTCGATTTCTACACGGTGTTTCCGAACTTCTGCATGCTGTTTCTGGCCGGAACCTACGTCACTTACAACATCTGGCCTGTCGCGGTCGATCGCAGCGTATGGGAAGTCAACATGTATCAGCCGGCGACCGACAAGCCGAGCGAGCGATTCGCGCAGGAGTACAACCGCTGCCTGCTGCGCGACCTCCTGCAGGAAGACGCGAGCAATCACGAAGCGATCCAGGCAAGCCTCAATTCGGGAGCGCTTACTCACTTCCAGTTTCAGGACGAGGAAATCCAGATCAGGCATTTCCACAAAGAAGTGGGCCGCCACCTCTTCGGTGAGGAAAATGGAGCGGCCGCCGCTCCAAACGGTCGCGCAACCGCCGATCTCAGGTTGAAATGA